One region of Polynucleobacter sp. MWH-Aus1W21 genomic DNA includes:
- a CDS encoding cation-translocating P-type ATPase: protein MNPQIDTKSELFTLDIDGMTCASCVGRVEKALDKMPGVEAASVNLATEQAKVRLKADSGLNANDLITTVQKTGYEAKISSPHQISVTAPSKLFWGADGLGRVLLGFALSAPLFLPMILMPFGIHWAPSPKWQLLLATPVQFFLGWRFYKAGFKSLMSGVGNMDLLVALGTSAAYGLSLYQMIASPHANHELYFEGSAVIICMVLLGKWLEARAKQQTSEAIRALQKLWPEHAKVIERDIVITENSALDQFRDLPLDQVFPKDRVLVLPGERIPVDGIILLGNSHIDESLLTGESDSVKKHIGEKVIGGSLNGEGVLVIEAQAVGVESVLSKIIFLVEDAQTQKAPIQKLVDQVSAIFVPSVLVIAIMTGLANWLYLDSTSIAILRAVSVLVIACPCALGLATPAAIMAGTGVAARFGILIKDPQVLELAHRLNIVAFDKTGTLTAGKPRLLNVISFSSAISENEILATAAGLQLGSEHPLAKALLDAAKHRGLNPITPTDSRALPGIGISGKPSAGALAGQSLTLQSIASLESNHHHAEILGKAQACFEAGQTVSILMSNEAPTSPIAIFSFGDELKENAQEAITSLRHLNIRAVMLSGDNIAAANRVAGKISIEEVFAQIMPSDKAEIIRNLQSKDGHRQFVAMVGDGVNDAPALATADVGMAMSTGTDVAMQAAGITLMRGDPTLVANAIDISKRTWTKIQQNLFWAFIFNATGIPLAALGYLSPMLAGSAMALSSFCVLSNALLLKRWRPTNY, encoded by the coding sequence ATGAACCCCCAAATAGACACTAAATCAGAGCTATTTACTCTGGATATCGACGGGATGACCTGCGCCTCTTGTGTAGGCAGGGTTGAAAAGGCTTTGGACAAAATGCCCGGCGTAGAGGCTGCCAGCGTGAATTTAGCAACGGAACAGGCCAAAGTACGCTTAAAAGCAGATTCTGGGCTCAATGCGAATGACCTTATCACCACAGTCCAAAAAACAGGCTATGAAGCAAAAATCAGTAGCCCTCATCAAATTTCAGTAACAGCACCCTCTAAGCTGTTTTGGGGGGCGGATGGTTTGGGGCGTGTATTACTGGGGTTCGCACTCTCTGCCCCACTTTTTCTCCCGATGATCCTCATGCCTTTTGGCATACATTGGGCGCCTTCGCCAAAGTGGCAACTTCTGCTTGCCACTCCAGTGCAATTCTTTTTGGGATGGCGTTTTTATAAAGCAGGCTTCAAATCTCTCATGTCGGGTGTTGGCAATATGGATTTGTTAGTGGCGCTTGGCACAAGCGCAGCATATGGTCTAAGTCTTTATCAAATGATTGCATCACCTCATGCAAATCATGAGCTGTACTTTGAAGGATCTGCAGTCATTATTTGTATGGTCTTACTAGGTAAGTGGTTGGAGGCTAGAGCTAAGCAACAAACCAGTGAAGCGATTCGCGCATTACAAAAGCTATGGCCAGAGCATGCCAAAGTCATTGAACGAGATATTGTCATCACCGAGAACTCTGCCTTAGATCAATTTCGTGATCTACCTTTAGATCAGGTATTTCCGAAAGACCGTGTCTTGGTTCTGCCCGGCGAGCGCATCCCAGTGGACGGCATCATCCTACTTGGCAATAGCCACATTGATGAATCATTACTCACTGGAGAAAGTGATTCAGTCAAAAAACATATCGGAGAAAAAGTCATCGGCGGCTCACTCAATGGCGAAGGTGTCTTGGTCATTGAGGCTCAAGCGGTGGGCGTTGAGAGCGTACTTTCTAAAATCATCTTCCTGGTTGAAGATGCGCAAACCCAAAAGGCACCAATACAAAAGTTGGTTGATCAGGTGAGCGCTATTTTTGTACCAAGCGTGCTCGTGATTGCAATCATGACAGGATTGGCAAACTGGTTGTATTTGGACTCGACATCTATTGCCATATTGAGAGCAGTATCAGTACTTGTGATTGCCTGCCCATGTGCACTAGGACTCGCAACGCCAGCAGCCATCATGGCAGGAACCGGGGTGGCGGCGCGTTTTGGAATTTTAATTAAGGACCCCCAAGTTTTAGAGTTGGCACATCGCTTGAATATTGTCGCGTTTGACAAAACGGGAACACTCACTGCTGGGAAGCCAAGGCTACTCAATGTAATTTCTTTTAGCAGCGCCATTTCTGAGAATGAGATTCTGGCAACAGCTGCAGGCCTTCAACTTGGTAGTGAGCATCCTCTCGCAAAAGCACTTCTGGATGCTGCTAAACATCGTGGTTTGAATCCGATCACGCCGACCGATAGCAGAGCATTGCCGGGCATTGGCATTAGCGGCAAACCTAGCGCTGGCGCTCTTGCTGGGCAGAGCCTTACCCTACAAAGCATTGCATCCCTAGAGAGCAATCACCATCATGCCGAAATTCTAGGGAAGGCTCAGGCTTGTTTTGAGGCCGGTCAGACTGTTTCAATCTTGATGAGCAATGAAGCGCCCACCTCGCCAATTGCCATATTCTCATTTGGGGATGAGCTGAAAGAGAATGCTCAAGAGGCAATTACCTCATTACGCCACCTCAATATTCGCGCTGTAATGCTTTCTGGTGACAACATCGCTGCAGCGAATCGCGTTGCAGGAAAAATTAGTATTGAGGAAGTATTTGCGCAAATTATGCCAAGCGATAAAGCAGAGATTATTCGCAATCTTCAATCTAAAGATGGGCATCGCCAATTTGTTGCAATGGTAGGTGATGGTGTCAACGATGCGCCCGCCTTAGCTACTGCAGATGTTGGTATGGCCATGTCTACCGGTACTGATGTTGCAATGCAGGCTGCTGGCATCACCTTAATGCGAGGCGATCCCACATTGGTTGCAAATGCGATTGATATTTCCAAGCGCACTTGGACAAAAATTCAGCAAAATTTATTCTGGGCTTTTATCTTTAATGCCACCGGGATTCCTTTGGCCGCGCTTGGTTATCTCTCACCAATGCTGGCAGGAAGTGCCATGGCGCTATCTAGCTTTTGCGTTTTGAGCAATGCACTTTTACTCAAGCGCTGGCGCCCTACAAACTACTAA
- a CDS encoding heavy-metal-associated domain-containing protein translates to MLTLKVSGMTCGGCINAVTRAIQAQDPQAKVQADLASQTVNLETTLSETQASQLITDAGFPVAK, encoded by the coding sequence ATGTTGACTTTAAAAGTATCTGGGATGACTTGTGGAGGCTGTATTAATGCGGTCACAAGAGCAATCCAGGCCCAGGACCCTCAAGCCAAAGTTCAGGCCGACTTGGCGAGCCAGACTGTCAATCTAGAAACGACATTATCTGAAACGCAGGCCAGTCAACTCATAACAGACGCTGGCTTTCCAGTTGCTAAATAG
- a CDS encoding DUF47 domain-containing protein: MFFSKLMPHDGNFFELFNEHASNIVSASESFLKFVEHYNDEALRAKYTQDVDKAEHACDDVVKEVHRRLHKTFITPIDRDQIFSLINTMDDVADLLQNGTEAMHLYDVKQMTPEMVQMAELCNQCCISMKNAVATLKDISDPEVAKAALKTCDEIDHLESGADRLLSTAITRLFREDIEVRELIKCQRIYELLEEVTDKCEDVANLVEGIVLENS; this comes from the coding sequence ATGTTCTTCAGCAAGTTAATGCCTCACGATGGTAATTTCTTCGAGCTTTTTAACGAGCACGCTAGCAATATCGTTTCCGCCTCCGAATCTTTCTTAAAGTTCGTCGAGCATTACAACGATGAAGCCTTGCGCGCCAAATACACGCAAGATGTTGATAAAGCAGAGCATGCTTGCGACGACGTAGTAAAAGAAGTGCATCGTCGTTTGCACAAAACGTTTATCACCCCGATCGACCGTGATCAAATTTTCTCACTCATCAATACGATGGATGACGTAGCCGATTTATTGCAAAACGGTACTGAGGCGATGCATTTATATGATGTAAAGCAAATGACCCCAGAAATGGTGCAAATGGCAGAGCTTTGTAATCAGTGCTGCATCAGTATGAAGAACGCAGTTGCTACGTTAAAAGATATATCTGATCCAGAGGTTGCCAAAGCCGCTTTGAAGACTTGTGACGAGATAGATCATTTAGAGTCAGGGGCTGATCGCCTTTTATCTACTGCGATTACCCGCTTATTCCGCGAGGATATCGAAGTGCGCGAACTCATTAAGTGCCAGCGCATTTATGAGTTGCTTGAGGAAGTTACCGACAAATGTGAAGACGTTGCCAATTTGGTTGAAGGCATCGTTCTTGAAAACTCTTAA